A DNA window from Solanum lycopersicum chromosome 3, SLM_r2.1 contains the following coding sequences:
- the LOC101243675 gene encoding CEN-like protein 1 has translation MSSRSTCEPLAVGRVIGEVVDSFSPSVKMKVIYNGRKQVSNGHEIMPAVVATQPRVEIGGEDMRSAYTLIMTDPDAPSPSDPYLREHLHWIVTDIPGTTDISFGREIVCYETPKPVIGIHRYVFLLYKQRGRQTVRAPATRDQFNTRSFSAENGLGSPVAAVYFNAQRETAARRR, from the exons atgtcttCTAGAAGTACTTGTGAACCACTTGCAGTAGGCAGAGTAATAGGTGAAGTAGTAGACAGTTTTAGTCCAAGTGTGAAAATGAAAGTTATATACAATGGGAGAAAACAAGTCTCTAATGGCCATGAGATTATGCCTGCTGTTGTTGCAACTCAACCTCGCGTCGAAATTGGTGGCGAAGACATGAGATCTGCTTATACACTc ATCATGACGGACCCTGATGCTCCAAGTCCTAGTGATCCATACTTGAGGGAACATCTCCACTG GATTGTGACGGATATACCTGGTACAACTGACATTTCATTTG GAAGGGAGATAGTGTGCTACGAGACGCCAAAGCCGGTAATTGGGATCCATCgttatgtatttttgttgtataaacAGAGAGGAAGGCAAACAGTGAGAGCACCAGCAACAAGGGATCAGTTCAATACGAGGAGTTTTTCGGCGGAAAATGGATTGGGTTCCCCTGTTGCTGCTGTTTATTTCAATGCCCAGAGAGAAACTGCAGCCAGAAGAAGATGA
- the LOC101265405 gene encoding leucine-rich repeat receptor protein kinase EMS1, with protein sequence MATGFSCITAIVVFLLCFCVSNVVLQRTEEDPERQVLFSFKSSLENPNLLSTWTPTVSHCKWDGVFCQNGLVVSLILSSLSLKGPISPHIASLQSLKVLDLSNNQLYGELPIHLSELPLLETIKLGSNCFIGEIPPEFGRLTELKLLDLSGNALTGKIPAQLGQLTKLQVLALGNNLLSGSLSATLFTKLQSLTSFDVSNNTLSGIIPPEIGELRSLTDLYIGENRFSGHLPAEIGELSRLQIFLAPSCLLEGPLPESISKLKSLKRFDLSYNPLKCSIPKAIGSLENLTILNLAYSEINGSIPSELGKCRNLMSVMLSFNSLSGSLPEELAELPVLSFSAENNQLSGALPSWLGRWTQMDSLLLSSNRFSGKIPAEIGNCSMLSHISLSNNLLTGPIPKELCNAVALADIELGNNFLTGSIDDTFVKCGNLSQLGLMDNSIAGVIPEYLSQLPLVVLDLDSNNLTGPIPVSLWNSIYMLAFSAANNWLWGTLPVEIGNSVSLQSLVLSNNQITGVIPKEIGNLTSLSVLNLNSNLLEGYIPDELGNCVSLTTLDLGNNRLRGSIPDTLVHLPQLQCLVLSHNDLSGGIPSKISKYYQQVSIPDSSYVQHHGVYDLSHNKLSGSIPEELGSCVVIVDLLLSNNMLSGEIPRSLARLVNLTTLDLTGNSLTGTIPTEFGNSHKLQGFYLGNNQLTGSIPESIGQVNSLVKLNLTGNMLSGPIPSSFGKLNGLTHLDLSSNILDGELPQSLSRMVNLVGLYVQQNRLSGGLDKLFSNSAAWRLEIIDLGTNSFTGALPPSLGNLSYLTILDLHANSLTGEIPVELGNLVQLEYLDVSGNSLMGQIPETLCALPNLDILNFTDNKLKGTIPRIGICQNLSEISVAGNKDLCGGIVALKCPANSFVKRSLLLNVWGILSVVAGTLLITLTIVILIRIWVNRSSRKSDPEGAVDSKLDSDDQHLYFLGSSKSKEPLSINVAMFEQPLLKLTLVDLLEATNNFCKTKIVGDGGFGTVYKATLPNAKTVAVKKLNQAKTQGHREFLAEMETLGKVKHRNLVPLLGYCSYGEDKVLVYEYMVNGSLDHWLRNRTGTLDVLDWSKRLKIAVGAARGLAFLHHGFTPHIIHRDIKPSNILLNEDFEAKVADFGLARLISACETHVSTDIAGTFGYIPPEYGQTWQSTTKGDVYSFGVILLELLTGKEPTGPDFKDVEGGNLVGWVLQKMKKGHSADVLDPTILDADSKQMMLQTLQIAAICLSDNPANRPSMLHVFKFLKGINGE encoded by the coding sequence atggcTACTGGGTTTTCTTGTATTACTGCCATTGTTGtttttcttctctgtttctGTGTTTCTAATGTTGTTTTACAAAGAACAGAGGAGGACCCAGAAAGACAAGTCTTGTTTTCATTCAAGAGTTCTCTTGAGAATCCTAACCTTTTGTCTACATGGACCCCCACAGTTTCACATTGCAAATGGGATGGTGTTTTCTGCCAAAATGGTCTAGTTGTTTCCcttattctttcttctttgtcaCTCAAAGGGCCTATTTCACCCCACATTGCTTCATTGCAGAGTTTAAAAGTCTTGGATTTGAGTAATAACCAGTTGTATGGTGAGTTACCAATTCATCTCAGTGAACTTCCTCTGTTAGAAACAATTAAACTTGGTTCTAACTGTTTTATTGGAGAAATACCGCCGGAGTTTGGACGGTTGACGGAGTTGAAGTTACTTGACCTTTCCGGCAATGCACTGACCGGAAAAATTCCAGCACAACTTGGTCAGCTTACTAAGCTACAAGTCTTGGCACTTGGAAATAACCTTCTTTCTGGTTCTTTATCTGCAACACTTTTTACAAAGCTTCAATCTTTAACTTCTTTTGATGTTTCTAATAACACCCTTTCTGGTATTATTCCACCTGAAATTGGGGAGTTGAGAAGCCTTACTGATCTTTACATTGGGGAAAACAGATTCTCTGGCCATTTGCCAGCAGAAATTGGTGAACTTTCAAGACTCCAGATTTTCTTGGCTCCTTCATGTTTACTTGAAGGTCCATTGCCTGAATCCATCTCAAagttgaaatctttgaaaagaTTTGACCTTTCTTATAACCCATTGAAGTGTTCAATCCCAAAAGCTATAGGTAGTCTTGAGAATTTGACTATACTGAACCTTGCTTACTCTGAGATCAATGGTTCAATACCTTCTGAGCTTGGGAAGTGTAGAAACTTGATGTCTGTAATGCTTTCTTTTAACTCACTATCTGGGTCTTTGCCTGAAGAACTCGCAGAGTTGCCTGTTCTATCTTTTTCTGCAGAAAATAATCAGCTTTCTGGTGCATTGCCTTCTTGGCTTGGAAGATGGACTCAGATGGATTCATTGTTGCTTTCGAGTAACCGGTTTTCTGGGAAAATTCCAGCTGAGATTGGGAACTGTTCTATGTTGAGTCATATTAGTTTGAGCAATAACTTACTGACTGGTCCAATACCTAAGGAGCTTTGCAATGCTGTGGCACTCGCGGATATTGAGCTTGGCAATAACTTTCTCACAGGCAGCATTGATGACACATTTGTCAAGTGTGGCAATCTGAGTCAGTTGGGATTAATGGATAATAGTATTGCTGGGGTGATCCCGGAGTATCTATCACAGCTTCCTTTGGTGGTTCTTGATTTGGATTCCAACAATTTGACTGGTCCAATTCCGGTTAGTCTCTGGAATTCGATTTATATGTTGGCGTTTTCTGCTGCGAATAACTGGTTATGGGGTACTCTACCGGTGGAGATTGGCAATTCTGTGTCATTGCAGAGTCTTGTTCTTAGTAACAATCAGATAACTGGTGTCATTCCTAAGGAGATTGGTAATTTAACCTCTCTTTCAGTGTTGAACTTGAATTCCAATCTTCTTGAAGGGTACATTCCTGATGAGTTGGGTAATTGTGTCTCTCTTACAACATTGGATCTTGGGAATAACAGGCTGCGTGGGTCAATACCGGATACACTGGTGCATCTGCCTCAGTTACAGTGTTTAGTCCTTTCACACAATGATCTTAGTGGTGGTATTCCTTCAAAGATTTCAAAGTATTACCAGCAAGTTAGTATCCCTGATTCGAGTTATGTGCAGCATCATGGAGTTTATGATCTGTCTCACAACAAGCTGTCTGGCTCAATTCCTGAAGAGCTAGGGAGTTGTGTTGTTATAGTGGATCTTTTGCTCAGCAATAACATGCTATCTGGGGAGATACCACGATCACTCGCTCGCTTGGTGAACCTCACTACGTTAGACTTAACGGGGAATTCGTTGACAGGCACCATTCCAACGGAGTTTGGCAACTCACATAAGCTGCAAGGATTTTATCTGGGGAATAACCAGCTTACAGGATCAATCCCTGAAAGTATTGGCCAAGTAAATAGTTTGGTGAAGCTGAATTTGACAGGCAACATGCTTTCAGGTCCAATACCCTCAAGTTTTGGGAAGTTAAATGGGCTGACTCACTTAGATTTGAGCTCAAATATACTTGACGGTGAACTTCCTCAGTCGCTTTCCAGGATGGTGAACCTTGTTGGCCTTTATGTTCAGCAGAACAGGCTTTCGGGCGGTCTTGATAAGCTATTCTCAAACTCTGCAGCATGGAGACTTGAGATTATTGATTTGGGTACTAACTCCTTCACTGGAGCCTTGCCACCATCATTAGGCAACTTGTCGTATTTGACGATTCTTGATCTCCATGCAAACAGTTTAACCGGTGAAATTCCAGTTGAGCTAGGAAATCTTGTGCAACTTGAGTATTTGGATGTCTCAGGCAACAGTCTCATGGGCCAAATTCCCGAGACATTATGTGCCCTTCCCAATTTAGATATACTAAATTTTACTGATAACAAACTCAAAGGAACTATACCGAGGATTGGAATTTGCCAGAATCTTTCAGAAATTTCGGTGGCTGGGAACAAGGATCTCTGCGGGGGAATCGTGGCTCTAAAATGCCCTGCCAATAGTTTTGTTAAAAGATCATTGTTGCTTAATGTCTGGGGAATCTTATCAGTGGTGGCTGGGACTTTATTGATCACTCTTACTATAGTCATTTTGATAAGGATATGGGTTAATAGAAGCAGCAGAAAGAGTGATCCTGAGGGGGCCGTGGATAGCAAACTGGACAGTGATGATCAGCACCTTTATTTCTTAGGCAGCAGCAAGTCGAAAGAACCTCTTAGCATCAATGTGGCAATGTTCGAGCAGCCTCTTCTCAAGCTGACCTTGGTTGATCTTCTTGAAGCCACCAACAACTTTTGCAAGACTAAAATTGTTGGTGATGGAGGGTTTGGAACCGTCTATAAGGCTACTTTACCTAATGCTAAGACAGTTGCTGTTAAGAAGCTAAACCAAGCAAAAACTCAGGGCCACCGTGAATTTTTAGCTGAAATGGAAACTCTAGGCAAAGTGAAACATCGAAATCTTGTTCCTTTGCTTGGGTACTGTTCTTATGGTGAGGACAAAGTGCTCGTTTATGAGTACATGGTTAACGGTAGCTTGGACCACTGGTTGAGAAACCGTACTGGAACACTTGATGTGCTGGATTGGAGCAAACGACTTAAGATTGCAGTAGGTGCTGCTCGTGGTTTGGCGTTTCTTCATCATGGATTCACACCACACATTATTCACAGGGACATCAAGCCAAGTAATATCTTGCTCAACGAAGACTTTGAGGCCAAAGTTGCAGATTTTGGGTTAGCAAGGTTGATCAGCGCCTGTGAGACGCATGTAAGCACTGATATTGCTGGTACATTCGGTTACATTCCTCCCGAGTATGGCCAGACATGGCAGTCTACAACAAAAGGGGATGTTTATTCTTTCGGTGTGATCCTTCTTGAATTGCTGACAGGGAAAGAGCCAACAGGACCGGATTTCAAAGATGTCGAAGGTGGAAACTTGGTTGGTTGGGTACTCCAGAAGATGAAGAAAGGTCATTCAGCTGATGTTCTTGATCCAACAATACTTGATGCAGATTCAAAGCAGATGATGCTTCAGACATTACAGATTGCTGCAATATGTCTCTCTGATAATCCAGCTAATCGCCCGTCTATGCTTCATGTCTTCAAGTTCTTGAAAGGAATCAATGGGGAATAA
- the LOC101268651 gene encoding E3 ubiquitin-protein ligase XBAT33, translated as MGNSFGCSASGERLVSAARDGDYVEAKMLLDCNPCLSKYSTFGGLNSPLHFAAAKGHNEIVALLLENGADVNSRNYCGQTALMQACRYGHWEVVQTLLLFRCNVTRADYLSGRTALHFAAVNGHVRCIRLVVTDFVPSAPFESINAQINADRGDSSNSKGKHEQSPLSKFVNKAADGGITALHMAALNGYFDCVQLLLDLNANVSAVTFHYGSSMDLIGAGSTPLHYAACGGNLKCCQILIARGANRLTLNCNGWVPLDVARMWGRHWLEPLLAPNSESIIPPFPSSSYLSLPLLSVLNIARECGLQSSGSSSDDSDTCAVCLERACSVAAEGCGHQLCVRCALYLCSASNVPSELLGPPGSIPCPLCRHGIVSFVKLPGSPAKEIKLHLSLSLCTPCMLHSRDQERSTPPSAHEIRKNRVASVSSDLFCPVTCSPFPSVAMPLCTCDEGPSPTLESRENDTQEETPNQSQSTSTDQDKMNVRLEKTTCSNMFWGRRSCSREHQCNAEINA; from the exons ATGGGTAATTCTTTTGGGTGTTCGGCCTCCGGTGAACGGTTGGTATCGGCGGCCAGAGACGGCGATTATGTAGAAGCTAAGATGTTGCTTGATTGCAATCCATGTCTTTCAAAGTACTCGACTTTTGGTGGACTCAATTCACCTCTTCATTTTGCTGCCGCTAAGGGACACAACGAG ATTGTTGCATTGTTGCTTGAGAATGGTGCTGATGTTAATTCTAGAAACTACTGTGGTCAg aCGGCACTGATGCAGGCATGTCGATATGGTCACTGGGAAGTTGTTCAAACCCTTCTTCTCTTTAGATGCAAT GTTACCAGGGCAGATTATCTTAGTGGAAGAACAGCTCTCCATTTTGCAGCAGTGAATGGACATGTTAGATGCATAAGACTTGTGGTGACTGATTTCGTTCCTAGTGCCCCTTTTGAGTCTATAAATGCTCAAATAAATGCTGACAGAGGAGACAGTTCAAATTCAAAAGGCAAGCATGAGCAAAG TCCACTGtcaaaatttgtaaataaaGCTGCTGATGGTGGTATAACTGCTCTTCATATGGCTGCATTGAATGGGTATTTTGATTGTGTCCAGCTCCTGCTTGATCTCAATGCAAATGTTTCAGCTGTGACATTTCACTATGGGTCATCGATGGATCTGATAG GAGCTGGAAGCACTCCTTTGCACTATGCTGCCTGTGGCGGAAATCTAAAATGCTGTCAG ATCCTTATTGCAAGAGGTGCCAATCGATTGACATTGAACTGCAATGG GTGGGTTCCTCTTGATGTTGCCAGGATGTGGGGACGTCATTGGCTTGAACCATTACTTGCACCAAATTCTGAGTCGATAATTCCACCTTTTCCATCTTCAAGTTATTTATCGTTGCCTCTCTTAAGCGTGCTTAACATCGCAAG AGAGTGTGGGTTGCAGTCTTCAGGATCTTCCTCTGATGATTCTGATACTTGTGCTGTTTGCCTGGAGAGGGCATGTTCAGTGGCTGCCGAAG GTTGTGGGCATCAATTGTGTGTAAGATGTGCTCTCTATCTTTGCTCGGCAAGCAACGTCCCATCTGAATTATTGGGTCCGCCTGGATCCATTCCATGTCCACTTTGCCGACATGGGATTGTTTCATTTGTAAAACTCCCAGGATCTCCTGCAAAGGAAATTAAGTTACATCTATCCCTTAGCTTATGCACACCATGCATGCTTCATTCTCGCGACCAAGAACGATCAACACCGCCTAGCGCACATGAAATTAGAAAGAATCGTGTTGCTTCAGTGTCTTCAGATCTTTTCTGTCCTGTGACTTGTAGTCCATTTCCCTCTGTTGCAATGCCTTTGTGTACCTGTGATGAAGGACCTTCTCCAACCTTGGAATCAAGAGAAAATGATACTCAAGAAGAAACTCCTAATCAGTCACAGTCGACATCAACGGATCAGGACAAAATGAATGTGAGATTGGAGAAAACTACCTGCTCGAACATGTTTTGGGGTAGAAGAAGCTGCAGCAGGGAGCATCAGTGTAATGCTGAGATAAATGCTTAA